From Schizosaccharomyces pombe strain 972h- genome assembly, chromosome: II, the proteins below share one genomic window:
- the sid4 gene encoding SIN component scaffold protein Sid4 produces MDEAFGDSLSTDYRWLGHSHFDSHPSAGDSIYFDSLDEDADPSRTARIDRIAELLDGLNDEQISELVNGVNSTTIKENTKKEISNPNDSTRLPLEQIPGSNNLFLDPRHQLGDNSQNAQRHHEPSFNSEKASYTSTPYKNVAPKVIDSPSARHMHSNSPSFPPSQSHTSSYDQSPKGQLRDNISVPNQQDGLDPEVFNQQSKETKKSLQVPPSRNVPPPVTRPNQYNPEPNFSLSSGYPQQHFSQPELQNRNVHLETVPESYPVPPSGYPLTSSTCVSSISQPIQSTDCQKAQENLSNNKQMSSNDQDIDPFKQAITDLPPSFVNIVLEMNATIQSLSNQCQQRDKQIENITKQLLMNQQDYCPTTMSTTVSTPLCPPKRFPKSTKDFKEQKPDTKQVRSATISNDFNLKGNGRYNEKSQIAVPSEIRVQLSTLDAILLQFEHLRKELTQARKEIQILRHTSQNGDQESNESSKNAITTKTTDKGNNKENTMLNDGSTAPAKNDIRNVINTNNLDAKLSDESELMIEKNKSYSTPASSTIPTFHTSQPLTSLNMPDSRFNLAKEKQLYYRLGLQHIDQQCSVETANMLKTVLVQLNIPFAIFPSTIGQVRRQLQQGRRLYQWARNIHYLIYEENMRDGLVSKQCLADMLKKIRELKKRSL; encoded by the exons ATGGATGAGGCTTTTGGTGATAGTTTGAGTACAGATTACCGATGGTTAGGTCATTCTCATTTTGATAGTCATCCATCTGCGGGTGACAGTATATACTTTGACTCCCTTGACGAAG ATGCAGATCCGTCTCGTACCGCTAGAATTGATCGAATAGCTGAATTGTTGGATGGACTTAACGATGAACAAATAAGTGAGCTTGTTAATGGCGTAAATAGTACTACgattaaagaaaacaccaaaaaagaaatttcgaACCCCAATGACTCTACAAGACTTCCTTTAGAGCAAATACCAGGTTCAAACAACTTATTTCTGGATCCGCGTCATCAACTTGGTGATAATAGTCAAAATGCTCAAAGACATCATGAGCCTTCGTTTAACTCGGAGAAAGCATCTTATACTAGTACACCTTACAAGAATGTCGCCCCGAAAGTGATTGATTCACCTAGTGCTCGTCATATGCACTCCAATTCACCTTCATTTCCACCTTCTCAATCACACACCAGCTCTTATGACCAAAGTCCAAAAGGACAGCTACGAGATAATATTAGTGTTCCTAATCAACAAGATGGATTGGACCCTGAAGTGTTTAATCAGCAATCTAAAGAGactaaaaaaagtttacaGGTTCCACCAAGCCGTAACGTACCACCCCCAGTCACTCGCCCTAATCAATATAATCCTGAGcctaatttttctttgagtTCAGGTTATCCACAACAACATTTCTCACAGCCGGAGCTTCAAAATCGGAATGTTCATTTGGAAACTGTACCAGAGTCATATCCAGTACCGCCTTCTGGCTATCCTCTTACTTCATCTACATGTGTTTCTTCTATTAGTCAACCTATCCAATCTACGGATTGTCAAAAGGCTCAGGAAAATCTTTCTAATAATAAACAGATGTCGTCGAATGATCAAGACATCGATCCTTTTAAACAAGCCATTACCGATTTACCTCcttcttttgttaatattGTTTTGGAGATGAATGCCACAATACAATCCTTATCAAATCAATGCCAACAAAGAGATAAACagattgaaaatataaCCAAGCAATTGCTTATGAATCAGCAGGATTATTGTCCCACAACAATGTCAACAACTGTTTCTACTCCACTTTGTCCTCCAAAACGATTCCCTAAAAGCACAAAAGACTTTAAAGAGCAAAAACCTGATACGAAGCAGGTACGATCTGCTACTATTAGCAATGATTTTAACCTTAAAGGCAACGGAAGgtataatgaaaaatctCAAATTGCGGTTCCAAGTGAAATACGAGTTCAGCTATCAACACTTGATGCTATTCTTTTGCAATTTGAGCACTTGCGTAAGGAACTTACCCAAGCCCGTAAAGAGATACAAATTCTTCGGCATACTTCTCAAAATGGAGATCAAGAATCAAATGAAAGctcaaaaaatgcaataaCCACAAAGACTACTGACAAAGGAAATAATAAGGAGAATACTATGCTGAATGACGGGTCTACAGCCCCtgcaaaaaatgatataagAAATGTTATTAATACCAATAATCTTGATGCAAAATTGTCAGATGAAAGTGAGTTAATGATCGAAAAGAACAAAAGCTACTCAACACCTGCTTCATCTACCATCCCTACTTTCCATACCTCACAGCCTCTTACTTCCTTAAATATGCCTGATTCTAGATTTAATCTGGCTAAGGAAAAACAACTTTATTATCGGCTAGGCCTTCAGCATATAGATCAACAGTGTAGTGTTGAAACAGCCAACATGTTGAAAACAGTTTTGGTCCAATTAAATATCccttttgcaatttttccttctaCCATCGGACAAGTCAGACGCCAGCTGCAACAAGGTCGTAGACTCTACCAATGGGCACGAAATATCCATTATCTAATATACGAGGAGAATATGCGTGACGGTTTGGTTTCAAAACAGTGTTTAGCAGATATGCTGAAAAAGATAAGGGAGCTTAAAAAACGTAGTTTGTGA
- the mrpl15 gene encoding mitochondrial 54S ribosomal protein mL57, producing the protein MLTRHCNRLGLQIENKFVFRSSSWNCVRRIGKIACNENKYRYEMTSTEEDIDSFFSRVFGEKNYISDKSLREQIVTHKSYKHGLKRYNEPFVSVGNAVIDVCLLNHYLESGNFSTIPSYKDLVNLRSPARLAEVAKKWNPETATQCILPLKGPNSPSSSSFEKIYSSIVSGLVAVVYFQKGGVEAMNFCKKSIISDLTKDFVRPNTVHNQ; encoded by the coding sequence ATGTTAACAAGACATTGTAATCGTTTAGGActtcaaattgaaaataaatttgtgTTCAGATCATCATCATGGAATTGTGTCCGTCGAATTGGGAAAATTGCGTGTAATGAAAATAAGTACAGATATGAAATGACATCTACAGAAGAAGACATTGACAGCTTTTTCAGTCGTGTTTTTggtgaaaaaaattacatcTCAGACAAATCTCTAAGAGAACAAATTGTAACTCATAAATCTTATAAACATGGGCTGAAAAGATATAATGAACCTTTCGTTTCGGTTGGAAATGCAGTTATCGATGTTTGCTTACTTAATCATTATTTGGAATCAGGAAACTTTAGCACAATACCTTCATACAAGGATTTAGTAAATCTTCGTTCCCCTGCTCGACTCGCTGaagttgcaaaaaaatggaatcCTGAAACTGCCACACAATGTATTTTGCCATTAAAAGGGCCTAATTCTCCATCTTCGTCtagttttgaaaagataTACAGTAGTATTGTTTCCGGACTTGTTGCTGTCGTTTACTTCCAAAAAGGCGGAGTTGAGGCTATGAATTTTTGTAAGAAAAGCATCATATCAGATTTGACAAAAGATTTCGTGAGACCTAATACCGTGCATAATCAATAA
- the tts1 gene encoding tetra-spanning protein 1, whose amino-acid sequence MEPKQRVVKPLKERVLPVVKNTQFVWFSGQVIVLISSVLYALQAIPFRSAPPFLFKSAAFGAIVAYAIVLYKTYSPNLTSRASWNKHFFARLMLDDNVQYFILALSMLIDRPILFSLAPYAIYATFHISTYLRSVLLPAIYPNISDAKTASYASRVSNLLNQYTRSQFQPAMQLVASLETFLLFRLFFGVFLRKNSISRLVGYIFFLRMRYTNSHFTRASIKAVSLRMDRLVADNRVPPVIKNAWHTFKTYVSKFGASPVGTAQSRPTASSSTTAPSST is encoded by the exons ATGGAGCCAAAACAACGAGTTGTCAAGCCTTTAAAAGAAAGGGTTTTACCTGTTGTCAAG AACACCCAGTTTGTTTGGTTTTCGGGGCAAGTAATAGTGCTAATCTCTTCCGTCTTGTATGCTCTTCAAGCAATCCCTTTTCGTTCCGCTCCtccatttttgtttaaaagcGCTGCCTTTGGTGCCATCGTTGCATATGCAATTGTCCTTTACAAAACTTATAGTCCAAACTTGACTTCCCGTGCTTCTTGGAATAAGCATTTCTTTGCCCGTCTTATGCTCGATGACAATGTTcagtattttattttagctCTTTCAATGTTGATTGATCGTCCCATCCTATTTTCTCTCGCTCCATATGCCATTTACGCCACTTTCCACATCTCCACTTACTTGCGTAGTGTGCTTTTGCCTGCCATTTACCCTAATATTTCTGACGCGAAAACTGCGTCTTATGCTTCTCGTGTTTCTAATTTGCTAAATCAGTACACTCGAAGCCAATTTCAACCTGCTATGCAACTTGTTGCTTCTCTCGaaacatttttattgttCCGTTTGTTCTTTGGGGTTTTCTTACGTAAAAACTCAATTTCCAGGTTGGTGGGctatattttctttcttcgCATGAGATACACTAATAGTCACTTTACTCGTGCATCCATTAAAGCCGTTAGCCTTCGAATGGATCGTTTGGTTGCAGATAACAGAGTTCCTCCTGTTATCAAAAATGCTTGGCATACATTCAAAACTTATGTGTCCAAGTTCGGTGCTTCACCTGTA
- the arg41 gene encoding argininosuccinate lyase, whose translation MASSQKLWGGRFTGATDPLMTAYNESIHYDKRMFNADIDGSKAYAKALEQRGIISADELDKMLDGLEAVRDEWKTNKFTLQPSDEDIHTANERRLGEIIGTGIAGKLHTGRSRNDQVTTDMRLWLRDELDIIQKSLVGLLQVFVARAESDLDIIMPGYTHLQRAQPIRWSHFLLSHAFSILNDLDRLKQIYSRVNRLPLGAGALAGNPFAVDRKFLQKELGFEGVIMNSMNAVADRDYVIEFMFWASMVMTHISRLAEDLIIYSTSEFNFVTLSDAYSTGSSIMPQKKNPDSLELLRGKSGRVFGNMMGFMVSVKGIPSTYNKDLQEDKEPLFDSSKTVLDSIQILTGVLSTLTVNPENIAKSLTADMLATDLAEYLVRKGVPFRETHHISGSAVRMAEERNTTIDKLSVEDFKSLHPLYEEDVADVFNYESSVEKRCAIGGTAKSCVLEQIQTIKKALE comes from the coding sequence ATGGCTTCTTCACAAAAACTTTGGGGCGGTAGATTTACTGGCGCCACTGATCCCTTGATGACAGCTTATAATGAGTCTATTCATTATGACAAGCGCATGTTCAATGCCGACATTGATGGCTCGAAAGCTTATGCTAAGGCATTAGAACAACGCGGAATCATTAGTGCTGATGAATTGGATAAAATGTTAGATGGTTTAGAGGCTGTCCGAGATGAATGGAAGACAAATAAATTCACTCTTCAACCTTCTGACGAAGATATCCATACTGCTAACGAGCGCAGATTGGGAGAAATAATTGGTACAGGCATTGCTGGTAAGCTTCATACAGGAAGAAGTCGCAACGATCAAGTTACGACCGATATGCGCCTTTGGCTACGTGATGAGTTGGACATCATCCAAAAATCTTTAGTTGGGTTACTCCAAGTTTTTGTTGCTCGTGCAGAGTCTGACCTTGATATCATTATGCCCGGTTACACTCATTTGCAAAGAGCCCAGCCTATTCGCTGGTCCCATTTCTTATTGTCTCATGCCTTTTCTATATTAAATGACTTGGATCGCttgaaacaaatttattctAGAGTCAACCGACTCCCTTTAGGCGCTGGTGCACTTGCTGGTAATCCTTTCGCCGTAGATCGTAAGTTCTTACAAAAGGAACTTGGTTTTGAAGGGGTTATTATGAATTCAATGAATGCTGTAGCTGACCGCGATTATGTTATTGAATTTATGTTCTGGGCTAGTATGGTAATGACCCATATTTCCCGTTTGGCAGAGGATCTTATTATATATTCTACTTCTGAGTTCAACTTCGTTACCCTTTCCGATGCTTATTCAACTGGAAGTAGTATTATGcctcaaaaaaaaaatcccgATTCTTTAGAACTTCTTCGTGGAAAGTCTGGCCGAGTTTTTGGCAACATGATGGGCTTTATGGTTTCGGTTAAAGGGATTCCTTCAACATATAACAAAGACCTCCAAGAAGATAAAGAACCGCTTTTCGATTCTTCCAAAACTGTTTTGGATTCCATTCAAATTCTAACCGGAGTTCTTTCTACTTTAACTGTAAATCCAGAAAATATTGCTAAGAGCTTGACTGCGGACATGCTAGCGACTGATTTGGCAGAATACCTTGTGCGTAAAGGTGTTCCCTTTCGTGAAACTCATCATATTTCCGGGTCCGCTGTCCGAATGGCCGAGGAAAGAAACACTACCATTGATAAGCTAAGTGTTGAAGATTTTAAATCGCTACACCCATTATATGAAGAAGATGTTGCAGATGTTTTCAACTATGAATCCAGTGTGGAGAAGCGTTGTGCGATTGGTGGTACCGCTAAGAGTTGTGTATTAGAACAAATCCAAACCATTAAAAAGGCCTTGGAGTAG
- a CDS encoding uncharacterized protein (nuclear protein, human IK ortholog, implicated in meiotic chromosome segregation in fission yeast, splicing or spindle checkpoint in human), with the protein MNQDDFRKLLATPKAETSQLKNFSSNKSQRLVFGRKHKTAKLEAPRALIKRKQLSHSTSSDITRHSNAKNSGKDTQFYEEPSSKQDIELHKLHEKLRNGQITTKEYSEKSKELGGDLNTTHLVRGLDRKLLEKVRSNELALDDSLLSSSEKEVDEEADKLLEKVAEESSHPESVSILEEKKKIPLYPNGQPKYRKILENGKKVKYLLDENGEILKRLVKKEKKLKNDNERLENEHRTEKLNVNANSLGKSFVKHDIPLPPVDLKLDIFEEVGEYDPFHENDKEPAELKAKDAFQLKGHHELDAPYHKKVFDTNQYSDLKPTNFMSQIHRLAKVQERKEEEERKKGKDGQIVDAGFGLVLSKDDTADIHELGESDDDDNVKRRKTKG; encoded by the coding sequence ATGAACCAAGATGATTTCAGAAAGCTTTTAGCTACTCCAAAAGCCGAAACCTCccagttaaaaaatttctcatCGAATAAAAGTCAGCGACTTGTTTTTGGTCGTAAACATAAGACGGCCAAATTGGAAGCACCCAGAGCCctaattaaaagaaaacaactAAGTCATTCTACATCGTCAGACATTACGAGACATTctaatgcaaaaaattcagGGAAAGATACTCAATTTTATGAAGAGCCTTCTTCCAAACAGGATATTGAGTTGCACAAATTGCACGAGAAACTTCGCAATGGCCAAATTACGACAAAAGAATATTCAGAAAAATCTAAAGAATTAGGCGGAGATTTGAATACAACTCATCTCGTGCGTGGTCTTGATCGAAAATTGCTTGAAAAAGTTCGCTCTAATGAGCTAGCCTTGGATGATTCTCTGCTTTCTTCGAGTGAGAAAGAAGTTGACGAAGAAGCAGACAAGCTTTTAGAGAAAGTTGCTGAGGAGTCATCACATCCTGAATCTGTTTCTATtctagaagaaaaaaagaagatacCTCTTTATCCTAATGGACAACCGAAATATCgtaaaattttggaaaatggaaaaaaagttaaatatTTGCTTGATGAAAATGGTGAAATCCTAAAACGGCTTgtgaagaaggaaaaaaagttaaaaaatgataatgaaCGTTTAGAAAATGAACATAGAACCGAGAAATTAAACGTGAACGCTAATAGCTTAGGGAAAAGCTTTGTTAAGCATGATATACCACTTCCACCAGTTGATTTGAAGCTCGATATTTTCGAGGAGGTTGGAGAATATGATCCTTTTcatgaaaatgataaagaGCCTGCTGAGTTGAAGGCGAAGGATGCTTTTCAGCTTAAAGGTCATCATGAATTGGATGCGCCTTATCATAAGAAAGTCTTTGATACAAATCAATATAGCGATCTTAAACCTACGAATTTTATGTCTCAAATTCATCGACTTGCCAAAGTTCAGGAACgcaaagaagaagaagagcgaaagaaaggaaaagacGGACAAATTGTTGATGCAGGTTTCGGGCTTGTATTATCAAAAGACGATACAGCAGATATTCACGAGTTAGGGGAATCTGACGATGATGATAATGTTAAAAGGAGAAAGACGAAAGGTTAA